CAAAGTCATGAATGAATCACCCCATTCTGACATATGACTACATTCACCTGGACTGGCACAACATCTGGATGTTTGGTGAAAGACAGCAGCCAACAGAGAGCCTCCAGTCCCACATGGCTCCAACAACACACAGCACACTCCAGCTAAGTCCAGCACACCAGAGTCTCATCTACGGGGCCCAGCAGAGTCCAACCAACTGGATCCTGACCCGCTATGAATCAGGCAGAAGGTGCTAACAAGCTTTGAGAATGTGTAACCGGTATTCCTCATATCACATGTCACTTTTTCCTAACATCACTTTAGCCCTACGTAAGTATAGTGTGATGTGATGTAGTATAGTGCGACATGATAGTGTATCTGATGTCTGATATGATCTGTTCAATAAATCTTGAATCACaaacatatttaataaataaatgattatgaaacaatttattttcattaatttattcaGATGTACTAAGTGTGGGCATATAGTACAAAGTACAACATTTCCATCTGCAATGCAGCAGACAGGAATTACTAGTAAAGTGAAAGAATATACTGTAGTAAGTATGTAGCACAAATATCtctatatttacatatattcaGTAAATGCACTTATTCAAATTTACCACTGACGGAAGCATTTTATATCTAACATTTGCACCTACAGCAAGCAAGAAGAAATATTGAAGACTTTGTAAGTTAAATTTAAGACCTTTCTTTCTCAGTGCACCTGAACCTTACGTtcttttggctgtttttcttcTATCCATTTAGACTTTGCCGCCATAATGTTTAATTATTAATCACAAGCCATTGCTTCATTTACCAGTAATGAGAGCCGACACAGCACGTTTGTTGGATAAGACAACTTATTAATCAACTCAAGGGTCAGACATTAAGTTAAGTCACATATTACAGTAACAGATATGTTGACAATCAGATTCACTAACAATCACTACTGATTCAGAAAACCTCACACTTTCTATTAAATTATTTATCACTTTGCTACATTTCAGGATtaaggaaaaacaagaaaaatcagtCACAGATACAATATCTTACGGTACACTCATTCAGTTTGAGAAGACAGGAGCAACAGAACAATAACAAAGTTTCCATTAAATATCACTtcgtgtgtgttttctgtctgtctggacTTGCTGGTGGACAACAGGTGACAAACAGGCAGTAAGGTCCGTACTGGGTGGTCACATTGCGGTAAGTTTTTCCTCAGAGATGTCAATCACCAGGTTGTCATAGGTGTTCACATCAGCTTTGATCCTTAgtcccaacacacacacacacacacacacacacacacacacacacacacacacacacacacacacacacacacacacacacacacacacacacacacacacacacacacacacacacactttattaGAAAAATTTGAATGCTGTGCAAATTGAGCTAACAGTAATATATTTGAACATAGTACTTTGTCTCCAGGACATTTGCCAATTATAAATTTACATGCATATTAAAATCTCTTAAAACACGATgcatcaaaaataaatttaacGAATCATCAGTATATaaaagaaggaaggaaactAATTTAATGAATCAATTTGTGTATTGGCAGTAACCAACAAATATATATACAGCCCTACGACTATACTACACGACAACACATAATAATGTACTACAACTCACCACATACTATACTACAACACCATAAACTAGACTATGACACATCATTCTGTAGTGCAACACTTTATACTGCAATATATTATACTATACTACATCAATCCAGACTATACTACAAGACATTGTGCTATACGTAATATTACAACACACTATACCATGTTACAACTCATCATGCTATGACTCACCATGCTATACTTTGAGTCACTATACTACAAATCATGAATTCATACTACGACTCAtcatactatactatactttgACTTGATATCATACTACAACGCACCATACTATACTACAACTCaccatgctatattatgactcAGCATACCATACTGTGAGTCATCATGCTATACTACAACTCGTCAAATTATACTATGACTCAGCATACCATACTATGAGTCATCATGCTATACTACGACTCGTCAAACTATACTATGACTCAGCATACCATACTGTGAGTCATCATGCTATACTACAACTCGTCAAACTATACTATTACTCATGGTATCATACTACGACTCaccatgctatactatgactcAGCATACCATACTGTGAGTCATCATGCTATACTACAACTCGTCAAACTATACTATTACTCATGGTATCATACTACGACTCaccatgctatactatgactcAGCATACCATACTGTGAGTCATCATGCTCTACTACAACTCGTCAAACTATACTATGACTCAGCATATCATACTGTGAGTCatcatgctatactatgacttgTCAAACTATACTATGACTCAGCATACCATACTGTGAGTCatcatgctatactatgacttgTCAAACTATACTATGACTCATGGTATCATACTACGACTCaccatgctatactatgactcAGCATACTATACGTCCACTCACTATACTACGACTCATCAAACTATACCACGACTCCTGATATCATACTACAACACATCACACTATAGTTTTCCTTATTAGAAATGATCAagttttgtgtgtaaaatattCCCTGTCTTTATTTTCCAGGGGATGAAACCCAGAAATACAGAGTGCTACAGAATTAGGAAGGATTCATCTGATCTGTGATCCTATTTTGATTTAATGTGACTTTTAATTATATTTGTCTTTTATCTCAGTTTTGACACAGTTTTAACTTTCACAGTTTCTCTTATACTATACTGACAGAACAGgtttggtctttttttatttggtaCTTTTGATTGGAACTGAACTTCATTGTTCCAGTACTTGCatgtaatgacaataaagcttaaTCTGAACTCATGATTTGGTTTCGTGTGCAAGAAAGCATGGATACAAATAAAGATTATTTAGCAcctaaaatataaatgtaaaatgtatacAGTGTAGCAAGCtctcaataataaaaaatgctcTGCTGGGTGTTTTGTGCAGACATTCTTACCTGCTGTCCCTCAGATCTGTCGTAAAGGTGTCGTTCATGGCAAAGTCATTGGGTCTCACAGAGGAGTCTAcactgttcctcctcctcctgcacacAGATGGGGGGGGGGATCAAAACTCTAGATTCCATGCATGAGGATGTATATCAGAATCATTTCTTTAAATCTGCAGAAGAGTGAAAAACTGAGTTTTCTGtataaaatatctgaaaatgagATGTTGAAGATAAACGTACCAGTTTAGTTCAActttaaattattgtttttatcaaGATCAGCAGCATCTTTGTTTGTCAGTTTAAGGCTAAAACTGACCTTCAGTGTAATAATAACCGTTACTCTGCCAAGTTAATCACATTGTCAATAAGTTTCATCATTGCTACACTGAGAATCAGACATGTGGACCAACATTAATCACTGATTAATGAACTGATAATTTCAGCCATGGATCTTAtaaactttcattagtaaagattAACAGGTAAGGTAAATCATATAATTATATTAGAGCAAAAAGTACAAAGTATAAAGTGGCTGATAAAGAAAATCCTTAAGTAACTTTAAACTTAAACGTGGCATGATGAATACTcgtaactaaaaaaaataaaaatatataataataacaaacaaGGCAGCAATTcaaataaacattaaagtgaaaaaaatgagaaattattttgtgtgggtgtgtgtgttttttagctCTACATTATATCATTGACTTTGTTCATCTGTTTCCCTTCTTTAGTGGTTTTAACAACATGTTACCCAAGAACTGCAGTTAAAAATTAGACAGATAGTTAATACTAGGATATTTACAGAACTGCTGATTAATTAATGTGTGCTGTCCTTAGAAATGAttaacacagaagaaaaaaaaagaacatttggaACACTGACGGACCTGTTGGGGTTCTCAAACCAGGCCTTTTTCACCAGCAGCACGACGAAGCTGAGGAAGAGGAAGCCAGCGACAGCGAGGAGGCCAACCCCCCACTGAGGCAGCAGCCTCGCAGGAGAACCTGCAACACATAGAAGTCAAAGGTCAGATGTCAAGTGAGCATCTCCTGTCATATATGGGTTCTGCTTTAATTTAGTGAACCCCAAAACCAAAATCATACCATTTATTAGCCAGAAATggtaacattttttaaaaagcattgtGAAAGTTAACTGAAAGCAAATGGAAAACATGAtacttcatcaaaatcactgtaattgacatatttctttttaaaatttcagtgACGTGCAGTGAGGTTCATGGCTGGTGAGGCACTGA
This region of Acanthochromis polyacanthus isolate Apoly-LR-REF ecotype Palm Island chromosome 4, KAUST_Apoly_ChrSc, whole genome shotgun sequence genomic DNA includes:
- the pdzk1ip1 gene encoding PDZK1-interacting protein 1; translation: MERTATLVCCLLLVVGGVTAQTGSPARLLPQWGVGLLAVAGFLFLSFVVLLVKKAWFENPNRRRRNSVDSSVRPNDFAMNDTFTTDLRDSRIKADVNTYDNLVIDISEEKLTAM